ttttcttttgtctcaattatcaaattaaaaaaattataacaaaAGCGGAAATATCAAATAAATCTGAGCCTCTTAAAACTAGACCcttatcttctttgtctcacacTCTCACTCACTCTTTCCACCTTTTCCACTTCTCGGTCTGAAGCCCACCGGAAACGGAGAGAGGTCGGCGGTCTCCGATTGCATCACCGGTTAGCGTCTCTCACTTCTTCtgcattttctttcttctctcttagtATGTTCACTTCCTGCAAATCCATGTTCGATCATCGTCTTCCATAGATTACAACTAAGTAGCACTGTTAGGGTTTGTGAATTTCATTTTATGTTGATCTGAGAAGTGTAATTTACTCTTCACTATCTGATAGCtgctactatttttttttggttcgcAGATGGAGGATTTCAATTTAGAATTGCTCCAAAAGTTCAGGAAATTCAAGGTGCATTATGCTCTTTGGAATTTTCTTATTAAATTTTTGTGCTCCTTTTTTACTCGATCGTACATTGAACTTGAATAATGCTCTGATCTTCAAAAGGAAATTTTGAGGTTGAGGAAATGCATAGTAAACTTTGCTTACTTTGGTTTCAGTATGTATTGCATACTTGcataagagtttttttttttcctgttgttTTTCGATTCATTAGTATCTTGTTATTATGCTATGACAGACAGAAAAATTCTCAGAGCAGGATCGAGTTAATGAAGATCAGGACTATATCTCTGGTATGTATTTTAGGATTTGCATTGCTGAGATTTTAGGCCGAGTTTAAATTTACGAGCAATGTGACAAGGGCTGATCAAATCTGATGCTTCTCTTTTGCAGTGTCAGAAGAGCTCAGCCAGTACTTGCATTCCTCGATTTGGGAGTTGAAAACGCAAGTCAAGGACTTAAGAAAAGAACTGGTTTCTCTTAGGCATGCAATTCTGTATATGTTCTGGTGAATTTTGATTGGTCAAAACTGTGTTGTGGTGTGAGGAAGAGTCTCCTAAAAGATATGTTGCATTTGTTGCAGGGCCATGAAAGATGACCAATCTACGGAATACCAAAAGCACTTAATGGAAGAAGAGCAGAAGGTGGAGGTGTTAAAGCTGCGTTTGAAAATCGAAAAGGAGAGGAACAGATCACAGGCGAATGAAATGGCTTCTCTTAGGCATGAAACTCTAAGCTTTACTGAAATTCCAATTATTCAACATTTCATTGTAGCTTAGAAACAGGCTGTTGAAGCATATGTTACCTTAATTGCAGAGCTGCAAAGGATGAGGAAATCATGGAATACCGGAAGCTTTTGATGGAAGAGAAGCAGAAGAGTAAGTCAACACTGATCTGTTTGAGCATTTTTAAGGCCATTAACTGTTATAGTCCAAGTGAACGTAACTGGATTCTTCATTTCTTTGCATGTTCTCAGGATGAGTTTCAGGGGAGTTATTCACGTATGAGTTTTATGGAGTGTTAAATCTTGGTGAAACCTGGATGTTCATTCTGATAggaactaaaaataaaatattcttATAGGTTGAAGAAATTTCGAAGATGggtttctttttatcttttgtCTGGAAGATTATTTACGAAAAATGGAATGTTTGTGCTCAAATTCTTGTTGAGAGTTCAGGATATCTGAGCAATCGCCAACCTGCTTTGAGTGCTTTCTAAGAACTAGCCTCTCTGCGTACAATTTCTTCATGTAATTTTAGAGTAAAGATAGTAAGTAGATTGTCTTGGGAATCTATATACAGAAATTATCACTTACAGTCAAAAATAGCTCAACGGATAGTGTTTGCAGTGGTCTAGTATAGTAAAATCACATTGAGTGAAGATATTCATGCTAAATGTATTCAACAATGATCAGAATCTGCTTGCCATTGTGGAACATTTAAGATTCCTATAGTCTACTTAACTCAAGCTTCCACATCCAACTTTCAATACTCAATTTTACTTATTAATGGTTGTAACTTATGGCAGACAAAGAACTTTCTGATGAAGTAGAGAGACTTCAACAGCTGCAAGAGGAGCTAATTTCTAGCAGATTGAAGGATACAAAAGATGCACAACTGTGTATTACTACTGCTGGTGGTCATGTCTCACGAGAAACAACCAAACACACAAAGAGGACGGGGGGGGAGAAAGATAAATAACCTTCGAGCTTGAAGGTATTGGTAGAGGTGATTAGGATGCACATCATGAACTAACTCCACAAGATTTTAATCTTCTGTTCGAGTCAACATTGTGCTTTTATTTTGTGAAGTTGAGACCTCTGGTAAAACTTGGAACTATTACTCAGGTTTGGTGTGTTAGATGATAACACTAGGCTGCCATGTAAGCATTCCAGCTC
This portion of the Rosa chinensis cultivar Old Blush chromosome 1, RchiOBHm-V2, whole genome shotgun sequence genome encodes:
- the LOC112182658 gene encoding uncharacterized protein LOC112182658 isoform X2, which gives rise to MEDFNLELLQKFRKFKTEKFSEQDRVNEDQDYISVSEELSQYLHSSIWELKTQVKDLRKELVSLRAMKDDQSTEYQKHLMEEEQKVEVLKLRLKIEKERNRSQANEMASLRAAKDEEIMEYRKLLMEEKQKNKELSDEVERLQQLQEELISSRLKDTKDAQLCITTAGGHVSRETTKHTKRTGGEKDK
- the LOC112182658 gene encoding uncharacterized protein LOC112182658 isoform X1, producing MEDFNLELLQKFRKFKTEKFSEQDRVNEDQDYISVSEELSQYLHSSIWELKTQVKDLRKELVSLRHAILAMKDDQSTEYQKHLMEEEQKVEVLKLRLKIEKERNRSQANEMASLRAAKDEEIMEYRKLLMEEKQKNKELSDEVERLQQLQEELISSRLKDTKDAQLCITTAGGHVSRETTKHTKRTGGEKDK
- the LOC112182658 gene encoding uncharacterized protein LOC112182658 isoform X3, with amino-acid sequence MEDFNLELLQKFRKFKTEKFSEQDRVNEDQDYISVSEELSQYLHSSIWELKTAMKDDQSTEYQKHLMEEEQKVEVLKLRLKIEKERNRSQANEMASLRAAKDEEIMEYRKLLMEEKQKNKELSDEVERLQQLQEELISSRLKDTKDAQLCITTAGGHVSRETTKHTKRTGGEKDK